The genomic region TGTAGATAATTATTTACCGGTAGATGCTTATGTTTCCGGCTGCCCTCCCCGACCGGATGCCCTTCTTCATGCATTGATGAAAATTCAAGATAAAATTAAAACCGAGCATTCCGTTTTATTGGATACCTAATAATATGAGTTTAGAATTGAACGACACATTACAAGGCGTAGTTGACGGGCTTTCTTCTAACTATTCGGAAGATTTGATTGAAGTCTACCAGTCTTGTGATCATACCTACATTCGCACAGAAGCTGAAAATATTGTTGAACTTTGTAAGTACCTCAAGGAAAAGCATCACTTTATTTTTCTTTGTGATATACTCGGAACCGATCGGTACACTTCAGATGAAAGATTTGAAGTTATTTATAATATGATGAACCTCAGAAGTCGCGACCGTCTGTTTATAAAGATAAGAGTTGAAGAAGAAAACCCTGTTGTTAAAACCGTGACTCCCATTTGGAAAGCTGCGGGGTGGTATGAACGTGAAGTTTATGATATGTTTGGTATTCGCTTTGAGGGACATCCGGATCATCGCAGAATATTTATGCCGGAAGATTACGAATACTTCCCCCTTAGAAAAGAATTTCCGCTGTTGGGTATTCCCGGTTCCATTGAACTGCCTAACACAACCCCAGATACGGAGTAAGGCATGAAACCCACAGATATTAACAGTAAGGTAAAACCACTTTTTTTTAAAGAGCATCAACGAGGTATTTATAAAAGCCTTGAAGACAAGCATACTACCATTGAGGAAATTGACAGTGAAGATCCACTGAATTCCAAAATGATTTTGAATATGGGGCCTCAACACCCTGCTACTCACGGTGTGCTTCGATTGATTCTCCAGTTAAGAGGAGAACTCATCGAAAAAACAAAAATCGATATTGGATACCTCCATCGCGGTGTTGAGAAAATTGCAGAGAATAAAACTTATCAGGAATTCATGCCTTATACAGACCGCATGGATTATCTTTCTCCATACAGCAATAATGTAGCCTTATGTTTAGCGGTTGAGAAGTTAGCTGAAGTAGAAGTGCCTGAACGCGCCCAGTATATTCGTATGATTTGCTCGGAATTGGCTCGCATCTCTTCTCACCTTCTTTGGTTAGGAACTATGGTGATGGATGCGGGAGCCATTTCTTTCTTTATCTGGACCTTCCGAGAGCGTGAAAAAATTTACGATATTTTTGATGAAGTAGCCGGACACCGATTTACGGTTTCACATTCCAGAATTGGTGGAGTTGCTAATGATTTCACCGATGATGCTGTAGCCCGAATTAAAGAATTTGTGGAAACCTTTCCTCAGGAACTTAAAGACTGGCATGGACTTTTGGATCGCAATCGAATTTTTATAGATCGAAATAAAGATGTCGGTATTGTAAAAACCGAGGATGCCTTGGATATTGGGGCAACTG from Gracilimonas sp. harbors:
- a CDS encoding NADH-quinone oxidoreductase subunit C; the protein is MSLELNDTLQGVVDGLSSNYSEDLIEVYQSCDHTYIRTEAENIVELCKYLKEKHHFIFLCDILGTDRYTSDERFEVIYNMMNLRSRDRLFIKIRVEEENPVVKTVTPIWKAAGWYEREVYDMFGIRFEGHPDHRRIFMPEDYEYFPLRKEFPLLGIPGSIELPNTTPDTE
- the nuoD gene encoding NADH dehydrogenase (quinone) subunit D, whose translation is MKPTDINSKVKPLFFKEHQRGIYKSLEDKHTTIEEIDSEDPLNSKMILNMGPQHPATHGVLRLILQLRGELIEKTKIDIGYLHRGVEKIAENKTYQEFMPYTDRMDYLSPYSNNVALCLAVEKLAEVEVPERAQYIRMICSELARISSHLLWLGTMVMDAGAISFFIWTFREREKIYDIFDEVAGHRFTVSHSRIGGVANDFTDDAVARIKEFVETFPQELKDWHGLLDRNRIFIDRNKDVGIVKTEDALDIGATGPVLRAAGYAVDQRIITPYLRYDKVDFEIPTRLEGDNLARYFVRMEEMAESIKIIEQCFDKMPKGPIRTNNAKQAYPSKDEVYYSMEGMIHDFMMTDTGICPPAGKEVYHAVESPKGELGYFIQSDGTGHPWRLKINAPSFRNLQVLENILDGEMVADTVVIIGGIDPVMGEADK